In Patescibacteria group bacterium, one DNA window encodes the following:
- a CDS encoding aminotransferase class V-fold PLP-dependent enzyme, whose amino-acid sequence MKVYFDNSATTKVDPRVVKEMEPYFTEIYGNPNSLHSWGQKARIAVDKAREKVANALGTEKASEIIFTSCATEANNLALKGVVEYANQTNKHFKNGKAKPHLIVSPIEHHCVLDTAKYLDKTGKAEISWLDVDKHGLVNPKQVESLIKKETVLVSVMFVNNEVGTTEPIKEISSAINKKQSTINNKIYFHTDAVQAIEYFNVDVQKLGVDMLSLSAHKFHGPKGIGALYIREGTKLVPQIHGGGQEYQLRAGTENVPYIAGLGKAIEIAEKERKKNRKKVKKLREKLISGVLEKIPSAKLTGHPEKRAPHIASFVFEGAEGEVMILLLDREGIASTSGSACTSGELEPSHVLLAMGVPQEVAHASLRLSLGKYNTEKEVDYVLEKLPPIINKLQEMSPESLKKDKKRDKAADGCFQMV is encoded by the coding sequence ATGAAAGTATATTTTGATAATTCTGCAACCACAAAAGTAGACCCTCGAGTAGTAAAAGAAATGGAACCCTACTTTACAGAAATCTACGGAAACCCAAATTCTTTACATTCCTGGGGACAAAAAGCCCGTATCGCTGTAGATAAAGCTAGAGAAAAAGTTGCTAATGCACTAGGTACAGAAAAGGCTTCAGAAATAATTTTTACATCTTGCGCTACCGAAGCAAATAACCTTGCTTTAAAAGGGGTTGTCGAGTACGCAAACCAAACCAACAAGCACTTCAAGAATGGTAAAGCAAAACCTCACCTTATTGTATCTCCAATTGAACATCATTGTGTGTTAGATACAGCAAAATATTTAGATAAAACAGGAAAAGCAGAAATATCCTGGCTAGATGTTGATAAACATGGTTTAGTCAACCCCAAACAAGTCGAAAGCCTAATTAAAAAGGAAACAGTACTTGTTTCTGTTATGTTCGTAAACAACGAAGTAGGTACCACAGAACCAATCAAAGAGATATCTAGTGCAATTAACAAAAAGCAATCAACAATCAACAATAAGATATATTTCCATACCGACGCAGTGCAAGCAATTGAATATTTTAATGTGGATGTGCAAAAGCTAGGAGTGGATATGCTTAGCCTCTCTGCTCACAAATTCCACGGACCAAAGGGAATTGGGGCTCTATATATAAGAGAAGGGACAAAATTAGTTCCGCAAATCCACGGTGGGGGCCAGGAGTACCAACTCCGCGCCGGTACTGAAAATGTTCCTTATATAGCTGGATTAGGCAAAGCTATTGAAATAGCCGAAAAGGAAAGAAAGAAAAACAGGAAAAAAGTCAAAAAACTACGTGAAAAACTGATCTCCGGTGTACTAGAAAAAATACCCAGCGCAAAATTAACTGGACACCCAGAAAAAAGAGCCCCACACATTGCCAGTTTTGTGTTTGAAGGTGCTGAGGGGGAAGTAATGATACTTTTGCTGGACCGAGAAGGTATAGCAAGTACAAGTGGCTCTGCTTGTACTTCGGGAGAATTAGAACCTTCGCACGTTCTTTTAGCAATGGGAGTCCCGCAAGAAGTAGCACACGCTTCGCTACGTCTTTCGCTTGGTAAGTACAACACTGAAAAAGAAGTGGATTATGTTCTAGAAAAACTACCACCAATAATTAATAAATTACAAGAAATGTCACCGGAAAGTTTAAAAAAGGACAAGAAAAGAGATAAAGCAGCAGATGGCTGTTTTCAAATGGTATAA
- a CDS encoding iron-sulfur cluster assembly scaffold protein, with translation MSIENLYSDKVMDHFFNPRNMGTIENPDAVSRVGNPVCGDVMEMYIKVGERKGEKYIEDIKFKTLGCGAAIATSSIATEMVKGKPLTEAEELTNKSVTEALGGLPSAKTHCSVLAADAVKKAIEKYKKSNL, from the coding sequence ATGAGCATAGAAAATTTATATTCTGACAAAGTAATGGATCATTTCTTCAACCCACGAAATATGGGTACTATCGAAAACCCAGACGCTGTTTCTCGGGTAGGTAACCCTGTCTGTGGAGATGTAATGGAAATGTACATAAAAGTAGGGGAGAGAAAAGGAGAAAAATACATCGAAGATATTAAATTTAAAACTCTAGGTTGTGGTGCAGCTATTGCCACATCTTCCATTGCCACTGAAATGGTAAAAGGAAAACCTTTAACCGAAGCGGAAGAGTTAACCAACAAAAGTGTTACTGAAGCTTTGGGAGGGCTACCATCAGCTAAAACACATTGTTCTGTGCTTGCTGCAGATGCGGTAAAAAAAGCTATCGAGAAATACAAAAAGAGTAACTTGTAA
- the ruvA gene encoding Holliday junction branch migration protein RuvA: protein MIGSLHGTISHKSEGTIIVLVDGVGYSVVVPVSIISNYSVGEEIELFTHLYVREDVFELYGFSDLEGMEIFKLLISVSGVGPKTAMGVLSQALPEEIRDAVAKADKPVFSAVSGIGKKTAGRIILELQSKLGELEELDLSREPEKEETVEALRNLGYKKSEAIEALKDVDSSLPTEEQLQEALKNLGR, encoded by the coding sequence ATGATTGGAAGTCTACATGGGACTATTTCGCATAAATCTGAAGGTACGATAATTGTATTGGTAGATGGCGTTGGCTATTCCGTTGTTGTTCCTGTGAGCATTATTTCCAACTATTCTGTTGGAGAGGAGATTGAACTTTTTACACACCTTTATGTACGGGAAGATGTTTTTGAACTTTATGGTTTTTCTGATTTAGAAGGCATGGAAATTTTTAAACTCCTTATATCTGTTTCTGGTGTAGGACCTAAGACAGCTATGGGAGTTCTTTCTCAAGCATTGCCGGAAGAGATAAGAGACGCTGTGGCAAAAGCGGATAAACCTGTTTTTTCTGCTGTATCAGGAATTGGGAAAAAAACAGCAGGTCGGATTATTTTGGAACTTCAATCTAAGTTAGGAGAATTAGAGGAGTTGGATCTAAGTAGAGAGCCGGAAAAGGAAGAAACAGTAGAAGCTTTGAGAAATTTAGGATACAAGAAGAGCGAGGCAATAGAGGCACTGAAAGATGTAGATAGTAGTTTGCCAACAGAAGAGCAACTTCAAGAAGCGTTAAAGAATTTGGGTAGGTAA
- the ruvC gene encoding crossover junction endodeoxyribonuclease RuvC, with amino-acid sequence MRVLGIDPGLANTGWGIIQNSVPNEDWEVIDFGSVTTKARSSTAERLNKIYTEISGLIRKHSPDVVAVEKIFLGVNAKSALKVGEARGAVILAAGDAKLEVREYTATEIKVALTDYGQASKEQVQLMVKRFLNLPKIPKPDHAADALACAYCYAVSNGDLKL; translated from the coding sequence ATGAGAGTATTAGGGATTGACCCTGGTTTAGCAAATACTGGTTGGGGAATTATTCAAAATTCAGTTCCAAACGAGGACTGGGAAGTTATTGATTTTGGTAGTGTTACAACTAAGGCAAGAAGCTCAACTGCAGAACGTTTGAATAAGATTTACACGGAGATTTCAGGTCTAATTAGAAAGCACTCTCCAGATGTTGTAGCTGTAGAAAAGATTTTTTTGGGTGTAAATGCCAAATCCGCACTTAAGGTTGGTGAAGCTCGTGGTGCTGTTATTTTGGCAGCTGGAGATGCTAAGCTGGAAGTTAGAGAGTATACAGCTACGGAAATTAAGGTAGCACTAACAGATTATGGACAGGCAAGTAAGGAGCAGGTGCAATTGATGGTCAAGAGGTTTTTAAATCTTCCTAAAATACCTAAGCCGGACCATGCGGCAGACGCGCTAGCTTGCGCTTATTGCTATGCGGTAAGTAACGGGGATTTAAAGCTCTAG
- the ruvB gene encoding Holliday junction branch migration DNA helicase RuvB, whose translation MSDEKESLEKTLRPKTFKDFPGQNKLKDKLKVFLKAAQKRNEAMEHILFYGPPGLGKTTLAQVLGNETGVDVRITSGPAIERPGELAAILTNLSPHDILFIDEIHRLSNVVEEVLYPAMEDFALDIVIGKGPSARSVRLDLPRFTLIGATTRIGLMSSPLRDRFGALHRLRFYTEEELTKIVLRSCKILEIDMEEKCAKEIAKRSRGTPRIANRLLKRVRDYAQVKKQNIINLPIVKKALTLHGVDNHGLTREDCKFLSVICNKFAGGPVGVKTLSAALSEDEGTIEEVLEPYLIQCGFIKKTSRGRIATEKAFKHIGALYKKDMSKQEKLKV comes from the coding sequence ATGTCAGATGAAAAAGAATCGCTAGAAAAAACACTGCGCCCCAAAACTTTTAAGGATTTCCCTGGTCAAAATAAACTTAAAGACAAACTCAAGGTATTTCTAAAAGCAGCACAGAAAAGAAATGAAGCAATGGAACATATTCTCTTTTACGGTCCCCCGGGGTTGGGAAAAACCACTCTTGCTCAAGTACTTGGTAATGAAACAGGAGTGGATGTTCGAATCACATCTGGACCCGCAATTGAACGGCCTGGAGAGCTGGCTGCTATTCTTACCAACCTCTCGCCGCATGACATCCTTTTTATTGATGAAATTCACCGACTTAGTAACGTAGTAGAAGAAGTTCTTTATCCTGCAATGGAAGATTTTGCCCTGGATATTGTAATTGGAAAAGGGCCATCAGCCCGCAGTGTGCGACTTGACCTACCACGGTTCACACTTATTGGTGCTACTACTCGAATTGGACTAATGAGCTCACCTTTACGTGATCGCTTTGGTGCTTTACATCGACTCCGATTCTACACTGAGGAAGAGCTTACCAAAATTGTCCTCAGATCTTGTAAAATTTTAGAAATAGATATGGAAGAAAAATGTGCAAAAGAAATTGCAAAAAGAAGCAGGGGAACGCCCCGAATTGCAAACAGATTACTAAAAAGAGTCAGGGACTATGCCCAAGTAAAAAAACAAAATATAATAAACTTACCAATAGTAAAAAAAGCGCTAACGCTTCACGGGGTAGACAACCATGGATTAACCCGAGAAGACTGCAAATTCCTAAGCGTAATTTGTAATAAATTTGCTGGAGGGCCAGTGGGGGTAAAAACACTTTCCGCTGCCCTTTCCGAAGACGAAGGAACCATTGAAGAGGTTTTAGAACCTTATCTAATCCAATGCGGCTTTATTAAAAAAACATCGCGAGGACGAATAGCAACTGAAAAAGCATTTAAACACATTGGCGCTCTTTACAAAAAAGACATGAGTAAACAAGAAAAGTTAAAAGTCTAA
- a CDS encoding phosphomannomutase/phosphoglucomutase, translating to MLNPNIFREYDIRGIVNKDFEPKDARKIGKAFGTIIQEISGKNLIIGHDNRFTSDSISAYFIDGVLSTGCNVIDCGLALRPVIQTAILEDGFSGGALITGSHNPPAYNGIKFMTQEGLPVFGDSIIKIKDLCFSKKFKKGSGNVEHTDLKELYLKKITPKFNLGKGARVVIDCGNGTASKYAPSIFRALGIKVISLYCNLHGSYPYHTPNPEARVNTLDLSQKVKETEADVGLAFDTDGDRFGIVDEEGNHHENDRTLVLLAKHVLEKNPGAKILYDIKSSQILRTEIRKAGGVPIMMRTGHPFFQARMKKDPEILLGGELSGHTMYRENNCFDDGIYAAAKLVELATHTNPPLSKTYEKLPKTFNTPEIKVPCPDQKKFNIVQEMKEMYKSHYDIFEADGLRILFSKSCWALIRASHTTPALSLRFEANDKKELKKLIEDVKKNLEKYPELGLDQVNLFIEAGK from the coding sequence ATGTTAAACCCAAATATTTTTAGAGAGTACGATATAAGAGGTATTGTAAACAAAGATTTTGAACCCAAAGATGCTAGAAAAATTGGCAAGGCATTTGGAACTATAATCCAAGAGATATCGGGGAAGAATCTCATTATTGGTCACGACAACCGATTCACCTCAGATTCAATTTCCGCTTATTTTATTGATGGCGTGTTGTCTACAGGTTGCAATGTAATTGACTGCGGACTGGCACTTCGCCCTGTAATACAAACTGCCATACTCGAAGATGGTTTTTCCGGAGGAGCACTAATAACTGGAAGTCACAACCCACCCGCATATAATGGGATAAAATTTATGACACAAGAAGGACTCCCAGTATTCGGAGATTCTATAATAAAAATAAAGGACCTTTGTTTCTCCAAAAAATTCAAAAAAGGTTCTGGAAATGTTGAACACACAGATTTAAAAGAGCTATACCTCAAGAAAATAACTCCCAAATTCAATTTAGGAAAGGGGGCAAGAGTTGTTATCGATTGCGGAAATGGTACCGCATCTAAATATGCACCTAGTATTTTCCGCGCTCTAGGCATAAAAGTAATTAGCCTTTATTGTAATCTCCACGGAAGCTATCCATACCACACACCAAATCCTGAAGCTCGAGTAAACACACTAGACCTGTCTCAAAAGGTAAAAGAAACAGAAGCAGATGTTGGTCTAGCTTTTGATACAGATGGTGATCGCTTTGGTATTGTGGACGAGGAAGGTAACCACCACGAAAATGACCGCACTTTAGTTTTATTAGCAAAACACGTTTTAGAAAAAAACCCCGGAGCCAAAATACTTTACGATATTAAGTCATCCCAAATTTTAAGAACTGAAATTAGAAAAGCAGGTGGAGTTCCAATAATGATGCGAACCGGTCATCCATTTTTCCAAGCTAGAATGAAAAAGGACCCTGAAATACTTTTAGGAGGAGAATTGTCTGGTCACACTATGTATCGTGAAAACAATTGTTTCGACGATGGCATTTACGCTGCTGCTAAACTTGTCGAGTTGGCTACACATACAAATCCTCCGTTATCAAAAACTTACGAAAAGCTTCCCAAAACTTTCAACACCCCAGAAATTAAGGTTCCTTGCCCTGACCAAAAGAAATTTAACATTGTGCAAGAAATGAAAGAAATGTATAAATCGCACTACGACATCTTTGAAGCTGATGGACTAAGAATACTGTTTTCCAAATCCTGTTGGGCATTAATAAGAGCATCACACACCACTCCCGCCCTTTCCCTACGATTTGAGGCTAATGACAAGAAGGAACTAAAAAAACTAATTGAAGATGTAAAAAAGAACCTAGAAAAATACCCGGAACTCGGTCTAGATCAGGTAAATTTATTTATTGAAGCAGGGAAGTGA
- a CDS encoding glucose-6-phosphate isomerase family protein, whose product MQFSVRKAQEIKKVLLNPEEKVPSKTYYMLRGLPFFSKKGRRCDLTIIPAFNLGKEFNKTFGHIHSKQEEELYKLLTGKALFVLQKMKKNSPNHIEEIKLIHANRGDYIKITSGWYHETINIGKSPLVLINWLPQETKNDYSLIEKQQGFGYYIIKAKSGYQLVKNENYKYVPEPKVIKEPNKN is encoded by the coding sequence ATGCAATTTTCTGTACGCAAAGCACAAGAAATTAAAAAGGTTTTACTAAATCCTGAAGAAAAAGTTCCCTCCAAAACCTACTACATGCTAAGAGGTTTACCCTTTTTTTCAAAAAAGGGTAGACGATGCGACTTAACCATCATACCCGCCTTCAATTTGGGTAAAGAATTCAACAAAACCTTTGGTCATATCCACTCCAAGCAAGAAGAAGAACTATACAAACTTTTAACAGGCAAAGCATTATTCGTCCTTCAAAAAATGAAAAAAAACTCTCCCAATCATATAGAAGAGATAAAATTAATACATGCAAATAGAGGAGATTATATAAAAATAACTTCAGGGTGGTACCACGAAACAATAAATATTGGAAAATCACCTCTAGTTCTTATAAATTGGCTACCGCAAGAAACCAAAAACGACTACTCACTTATTGAAAAGCAACAAGGTTTTGGCTATTATATTATCAAAGCTAAAAGCGGGTATCAGCTAGTAAAAAATGAAAACTACAAATATGTTCCTGAACCAAAAGTTATAAAAGAACCAAACAAAAATTAA